A DNA window from Buttiauxella agrestis contains the following coding sequences:
- the yfaE gene encoding class I ribonucleotide reductase maintenance protein YfaE, translating to MSRITLRKSGAQLLCGEEHPSLLATLESHQVTVEYQCREGYCGSCRTRLIAGQVKWLTEPLAFIQPGEILPCCCQAHGDIEIEM from the coding sequence ATGAGCCGCATTACATTACGCAAATCCGGCGCACAACTGTTATGCGGGGAAGAACACCCTTCCCTGCTGGCGACGCTTGAATCACATCAGGTCACCGTCGAGTATCAGTGTCGGGAAGGTTATTGCGGCTCCTGCCGGACTCGCTTAATTGCGGGTCAGGTTAAGTGGCTTACCGAACCGCTGGCGTTTATCCAGCCCGGTGAAATACTTCCCTGTTGCTGCCAGGCGCACGGCGATATTGAAATAGAGATGTAA
- the gyrA gene encoding DNA topoisomerase (ATP-hydrolyzing) subunit A, with translation MSDLAREITPVNIEEELKSSYLDYAMSVIVGRALPDVRDGLKPVHRRVLYAMNVLGNDWNKAYKKSARVVGDVIGKYHPHGDTAVYDTIVRMAQPFSLRYMLVDGQGNFGSVDGDSAAAMRYTEIRMSKIAHELMADLEKDTVDFVDNYDGTERIPDVMPTKIPNLLVNGSSGIAVGMATNIPPHNITEVINGCLAFIEDEDITVEGLMEHIPGPDFPTAAIINGRRGIEEAYRTGRGKIYIRARAEVEADAKTGRETIIVHEIPYQVNKARLIEKIAELVKDKRVEGISALRDESDKDGMRIVIEIKRDAVGEVVLNNLYSQTQLQTSFGINMVALHQGQPKIMNLKDILSAFVRHRREVVTRRTIFELRKARDRAHILEGLAIALANIDPIIELIRHSPNAAEAKAGLIARSWDLGNVSAMLERAGDDAARPEWLEPEFGIRDGQYFLTEQQAQAILDLRLQKLTGLEHEKLLDEYKELLEQIAELLHILGSAERLMEVITEELVAMRDQFGDKRRTEITANTSDINIEDLINREDVVVTLSHQGYVKYQPLTDYEAQRRGGKGKSAARIKEEDFIDRLLVANTHDTILLFSSRGRLYWMKVYQLPEASRGARGRPIVNLLPLEANERITAILPVREYAEGINVFMATASGTVKKTALTDFSRPRSAGIIAVNLNEGDELIGVDLTDGSNEAMLFSAAGKVVRFKEDAVRTMGRTATGVRGIKLAGEDKVVSLIIPRGEGSILTVTQNGYGKRTAAEEYPTKSRATQGVISIKVTERNGSVVGAVQVEDTDQIMMITDAGTLVRTRVSEVSVVGRNTQGVILIRTADDEHVVGLQRVAEPVDEEELDAIDGSVAEGDDEIAPEADTDEAADDEVSDDADE, from the coding sequence ATGAGCGACCTTGCCAGAGAAATTACACCGGTCAACATTGAGGAAGAGCTTAAGAGCTCATATCTGGATTACGCGATGTCGGTTATTGTCGGCCGCGCACTGCCAGATGTCCGCGATGGACTCAAGCCGGTACACCGTCGCGTACTTTACGCCATGAACGTATTGGGCAATGACTGGAATAAAGCGTACAAAAAATCCGCCCGTGTTGTTGGTGACGTAATCGGTAAGTATCACCCTCATGGTGATACCGCTGTCTATGACACTATCGTGCGTATGGCGCAGCCATTCTCATTGCGTTACATGCTGGTAGATGGCCAGGGTAACTTCGGCTCTGTAGATGGTGACTCCGCCGCGGCGATGCGTTATACGGAAATCCGTATGTCGAAAATCGCCCACGAGCTGATGGCCGATCTCGAAAAAGACACGGTAGACTTCGTCGATAACTACGACGGCACCGAGCGAATTCCTGATGTTATGCCAACCAAAATACCTAACCTGCTGGTAAACGGTTCATCCGGTATCGCAGTCGGTATGGCAACTAACATCCCGCCTCATAACATTACGGAAGTGATCAACGGTTGCCTTGCGTTTATTGAAGACGAAGACATTACCGTTGAAGGGCTGATGGAACACATCCCAGGCCCGGACTTCCCAACTGCTGCAATCATCAATGGCCGTCGTGGCATTGAAGAAGCGTATCGTACTGGCCGTGGCAAGATTTACATCCGCGCTCGCGCAGAAGTAGAAGCTGATGCTAAAACCGGTCGCGAAACCATCATCGTTCATGAAATTCCGTACCAGGTTAACAAAGCACGCCTGATTGAGAAAATCGCTGAACTGGTGAAAGACAAACGCGTTGAGGGCATTAGCGCTCTGCGTGACGAGTCTGATAAAGACGGCATGCGCATTGTCATCGAAATCAAACGCGATGCAGTGGGCGAAGTGGTTCTGAATAATCTTTATTCTCAGACTCAGCTTCAGACTTCCTTCGGTATCAACATGGTTGCGTTGCACCAGGGCCAACCGAAGATCATGAACCTGAAAGACATTCTTTCTGCGTTCGTGCGTCACCGTCGTGAAGTTGTTACGCGTCGTACTATCTTCGAACTGCGTAAAGCGCGCGATCGTGCGCACATCCTTGAAGGTCTGGCGATCGCTCTGGCGAACATCGACCCAATCATCGAACTGATCCGTCATTCTCCAAATGCGGCAGAAGCGAAAGCAGGCCTGATCGCCCGTTCATGGGATCTGGGCAATGTTTCCGCGATGCTGGAACGTGCAGGTGATGACGCTGCGCGCCCTGAATGGCTGGAACCAGAATTCGGTATTCGTGATGGTCAATATTTCCTGACCGAGCAACAAGCACAGGCGATTCTGGATCTGCGTTTGCAGAAACTGACTGGCCTTGAGCACGAAAAACTGCTCGACGAATACAAAGAGTTGCTGGAGCAGATCGCTGAGTTGCTGCACATTCTGGGCAGCGCTGAACGTCTGATGGAAGTGATCACTGAAGAGCTGGTTGCGATGCGCGATCAGTTTGGCGACAAGCGTCGTACAGAGATCACTGCGAATACCTCTGATATCAACATTGAAGATTTGATCAACCGCGAAGATGTGGTTGTGACGCTGTCCCATCAGGGCTATGTGAAATATCAGCCGCTGACCGACTACGAAGCACAACGTCGTGGTGGTAAAGGTAAATCCGCAGCACGTATTAAAGAAGAAGACTTCATCGACCGCCTGTTGGTTGCCAATACCCACGATACCATTCTGCTGTTCTCCAGCCGTGGTCGTCTGTACTGGATGAAGGTTTATCAGTTGCCGGAAGCGAGCCGTGGTGCGCGTGGCCGTCCAATTGTTAACCTGTTGCCACTGGAAGCAAACGAACGTATCACCGCGATTCTGCCGGTTCGTGAATATGCCGAAGGCATTAACGTATTCATGGCGACCGCAAGCGGCACCGTGAAGAAAACTGCGTTGACCGACTTCAGCCGTCCACGTTCAGCAGGCATCATTGCCGTTAACCTCAACGAGGGTGACGAGCTGATTGGTGTTGATTTGACCGACGGCAGCAACGAAGCCATGTTGTTCTCGGCTGCGGGTAAAGTGGTACGCTTCAAAGAAGACGCCGTTCGTACCATGGGCCGTACTGCAACAGGTGTTCGCGGTATTAAACTGGCGGGTGAAGACAAAGTCGTTTCCCTGATTATTCCGCGCGGCGAAGGTTCAATCCTGACCGTGACGCAGAATGGTTACGGTAAACGTACTGCGGCTGAAGAATATCCGACCAAGTCGCGTGCGACTCAGGGCGTTATCTCCATCAAAGTGACCGAGCGCAACGGCAGCGTTGTGGGCGCGGTGCAGGTGGAAGATACCGACCAGATTATGATGATCACCGATGCCGGTACTCTGGTTCGTACTCGCGTTTCTGAAGTGAGTGTCGTTGGCCGTAACACCCAGGGCGTTATCCTCATCCGTACCGCGGACGATGAACACGTAGTGGGCCTGCAACGTGTTGCAGAACCGGTAGACGAAGAAGAGCTGGATGCTATCGACGGCTCAGTTGCGGAAGGTGATGACGAAATCGCACCAGAAGCAGACACTGATGAAGCTGCTGATGATGAAGTATCCGACGACGCGGACGAATAA
- the glpT gene encoding glycerol-3-phosphate transporter: MLSIFKPSAHQPRLKNEHIDPTYKRLRWQIFMGIFFGYAAYYLVRKNFTLAMPYLIEQGFSRGDLGFALSGISIAYGFSKFIMGSVSDRSNPRVFLPAGLILAAAVMLFMGFVPWATSSIAVMFVLLFLCGWFQGMGWPPCGRTMVHWWSKKERGGIVSVWNCAHNVGGGLPPLLFLLGMAWFNDWHAALYMPAFAAILVALIAFALMRDTPQSCGLPPIEEYKNDYPDDYNDKTEEELTAKQIFMQYVFPNRLLWYIAIANVFVYLLRYGILDWSPTYLKEVKHFALDKSSWAYFLYEYAGIPGTLLCGWMSDKVFRGNRGATGVFFMILVTIATIVYWLNPPGNPGVDMACMIVIGFLIYGPVMLIGLHALELAPKKAAGTAAGFTGLFGYLGGSVAASAIVGYTVDFFGWDGGFMVMIGGSIMAVILLLVVMVGENKHHQEMKARENSQ, encoded by the coding sequence ATGCTAAGCATTTTCAAACCCAGCGCGCACCAGCCCCGGCTAAAGAACGAGCACATTGACCCAACTTATAAACGCCTGCGCTGGCAAATTTTTATGGGGATTTTCTTCGGTTACGCGGCCTATTACCTGGTGCGTAAAAACTTCACGCTGGCGATGCCGTACTTGATTGAGCAAGGTTTCTCGCGGGGGGATTTAGGATTCGCGCTTTCCGGTATTTCTATCGCCTACGGCTTTTCAAAATTCATCATGGGGTCAGTCTCTGACCGCTCGAATCCACGCGTTTTCTTACCCGCCGGTTTGATTCTGGCGGCAGCCGTGATGCTATTTATGGGGTTTGTGCCATGGGCGACATCCAGCATCGCGGTGATGTTCGTGCTGCTGTTCCTGTGTGGTTGGTTCCAGGGAATGGGCTGGCCGCCGTGTGGGCGCACCATGGTGCATTGGTGGTCCAAGAAAGAGCGTGGCGGAATTGTATCTGTATGGAACTGCGCACATAACGTGGGCGGTGGTTTGCCGCCGCTGCTGTTCTTACTCGGGATGGCATGGTTTAACGACTGGCACGCGGCACTTTATATGCCAGCCTTTGCGGCGATTCTGGTGGCGCTGATTGCCTTTGCATTAATGCGCGACACCCCGCAATCCTGCGGCTTGCCACCCATCGAAGAGTACAAAAACGATTACCCGGACGACTATAACGACAAAACGGAAGAGGAGCTGACGGCTAAACAGATTTTTATGCAGTACGTGTTCCCTAACCGCCTGCTGTGGTACATCGCCATTGCTAACGTTTTCGTCTACTTGCTGCGTTACGGCATTCTCGACTGGTCGCCAACGTATCTGAAAGAAGTGAAGCACTTTGCGCTGGATAAATCCTCCTGGGCTTATTTCCTTTATGAATACGCAGGGATCCCAGGGACGCTGCTGTGTGGCTGGATGTCGGATAAAGTGTTCCGCGGCAACCGTGGCGCAACCGGTGTGTTCTTTATGATTCTGGTGACGATTGCGACCATTGTTTACTGGCTGAACCCGCCGGGTAATCCGGGTGTGGATATGGCGTGTATGATTGTGATTGGCTTCCTGATCTACGGCCCGGTGATGCTGATTGGTCTACATGCGCTGGAACTGGCACCGAAAAAAGCCGCGGGAACGGCAGCGGGCTTCACTGGCTTGTTTGGTTATCTCGGTGGGTCGGTCGCCGCGAGCGCCATTGTGGGTTATACCGTTGATTTCTTCGGCTGGGATGGCGGCTTTATGGTGATGATCGGCGGCAGTATTATGGCCGTGATTCTGCTGCTGGTGGTGATGGTGGGTGAGAACAAACATCATCAGGAAATGAAAGCCAGAGAAAATAGCCAGTAG
- the glpA gene encoding anaerobic glycerol-3-phosphate dehydrogenase subunit A encodes MATGRKERDVIIIGGGATGAGIARDCARRGLQTLLLERHDIATGATGRNHGLLHSGARYAMTDSESARECIEENRILKRIARHCIERTDGLFITLPEDDLSLQTIFIASCQDAGIDAQRIEPKEALHLEPAANPELIGAVRVPDGTVDPFRLTAANMLDAREHGAEILTGQEVTGLIRNSDRVCGVRVYNHQTQQQHDLYASVVVNAAGIWGQHIAEYADLRVRMLPAKGSLLILGHRINNMVINRCRKPADADILVPGDTISLIGTTSTPIEYDQIDNMRVTPQEVDILIREGSKLAPKLAETRILRAYAGVRPLVASDNDPTGRNASRGIVLLDHAKRDGMEGFITITGGKLMTYRLMAEWATNAVCEKLGNTQACTTATEPLPGSGSSPEETLSKVISLPLTIRRSAVWRHGDRAGQLLAGDRLSNSLVCECEAVTAGEVRYAVNNLAVSNLGDLRRRTRVGMGTCQGELCACRAAGLLQRFGTSTPAQSLEQLSIFLNERWKGIRPIAWDDALRESEFTAWVYQGLCGLKKGSPQ; translated from the coding sequence ATGGCGACGGGACGCAAAGAGAGGGATGTCATTATTATCGGCGGTGGCGCAACCGGTGCGGGAATTGCTCGCGACTGCGCCCGTCGCGGGTTGCAAACGCTGCTGCTCGAAAGACACGATATCGCCACCGGGGCGACGGGGCGAAACCACGGCTTACTCCACAGCGGCGCGCGGTACGCCATGACGGACAGCGAATCGGCCAGAGAATGCATTGAAGAAAACCGCATCCTCAAACGTATCGCTCGCCATTGCATCGAACGCACCGACGGCTTGTTTATCACCCTTCCCGAAGACGATTTATCTCTCCAGACTATTTTTATCGCCTCCTGCCAGGACGCAGGAATAGACGCTCAACGCATCGAACCCAAAGAAGCATTACACCTGGAACCCGCCGCAAACCCTGAATTGATTGGCGCGGTGCGCGTGCCTGATGGCACCGTCGACCCCTTCCGCCTGACCGCCGCCAATATGCTGGATGCCAGAGAACACGGCGCTGAAATTCTCACCGGCCAGGAAGTTACCGGTCTGATTCGCAACAGCGATCGGGTTTGTGGGGTGCGCGTCTATAACCACCAAACCCAACAACAGCACGATTTATACGCAAGCGTAGTGGTGAATGCGGCCGGGATTTGGGGCCAGCACATCGCGGAATATGCTGATTTGCGCGTGCGGATGCTGCCCGCAAAAGGCTCGCTGCTCATTCTTGGCCATCGCATCAATAACATGGTGATCAACCGCTGCCGCAAACCTGCTGACGCCGATATTCTGGTGCCCGGCGATACGATTTCACTGATTGGCACCACTTCCACGCCCATTGAATATGACCAAATCGACAATATGCGCGTCACGCCGCAAGAGGTCGATATCCTGATTCGTGAAGGCTCGAAACTTGCGCCAAAACTCGCGGAGACTCGTATTCTGCGCGCTTACGCAGGGGTACGCCCGCTGGTGGCAAGCGACAACGATCCGACCGGACGCAACGCCAGCCGAGGAATCGTGCTGCTTGATCACGCAAAGCGCGACGGGATGGAAGGGTTTATCACCATCACCGGCGGCAAACTGATGACATATCGCCTGATGGCCGAATGGGCGACGAACGCGGTTTGTGAAAAGCTCGGTAATACCCAGGCTTGCACCACCGCAACGGAGCCGCTTCCAGGCTCAGGAAGCTCTCCGGAAGAAACCCTGAGCAAAGTCATTTCTTTACCCCTCACCATCCGGCGCTCGGCGGTCTGGCGTCATGGCGACCGCGCCGGGCAGCTATTGGCCGGGGATCGTCTAAGCAACAGCCTGGTTTGCGAGTGTGAAGCCGTCACCGCAGGCGAAGTCCGTTACGCGGTTAACAATTTGGCCGTCAGTAATCTTGGCGATTTACGCCGCCGCACCCGCGTGGGAATGGGGACTTGCCAGGGGGAACTTTGCGCCTGTCGCGCCGCCGGTTTATTACAACGTTTTGGCACCTCAACACCTGCGCAATCGCTCGAGCAGCTTTCCATTTTTCTCAATGAACGCTGGAAAGGTATTCGCCCGATCGCCTGGGATGATGCGCTGAGGGAAAGCGAGTTCACCGCCTGGGTTTACCAGGGATTGTGCGGACTAAAAAAAGGATCACCACAATGA
- the ubiG gene encoding bifunctional 2-polyprenyl-6-hydroxyphenol methylase/3-demethylubiquinol 3-O-methyltransferase UbiG encodes MNAENQPVIQNVDHDEIAKFEAVASRWWDLEGEFKPLHRINPLRLGYISQRAGGLFGKTVLDVGCGGGILAESMAREGANVTGLDMGFEPLQVAKLHALESGIQVDYVQETVEQHAEKFAGKYDVVTCMEMLEHVPDPKSVVAACAKLVKPGGHVFFSTLNRNGKSWLMAVVGAEYILRMVPKGTHDIKKFIKPAELLSWVDETPLRERHMTGLHFNPLTNTFKLAPGVDVNYMLHTEA; translated from the coding sequence ATGAATGCCGAAAACCAACCGGTAATCCAGAACGTCGACCATGATGAAATCGCTAAATTCGAAGCCGTTGCCTCACGCTGGTGGGATTTAGAAGGCGAATTTAAACCGCTTCACCGTATTAATCCGCTGCGTTTGGGCTATATCAGCCAGCGTGCGGGTGGGTTATTCGGTAAAACGGTGCTTGATGTTGGCTGCGGCGGCGGAATTCTGGCAGAAAGCATGGCGCGCGAAGGGGCGAATGTGACTGGCCTGGATATGGGATTCGAACCGTTACAAGTGGCTAAACTTCATGCCCTGGAAAGCGGTATTCAGGTGGATTACGTTCAGGAAACCGTTGAACAGCACGCCGAAAAATTTGCTGGAAAGTACGACGTTGTGACCTGCATGGAAATGCTGGAACATGTGCCCGATCCGAAATCGGTCGTTGCGGCCTGTGCAAAACTGGTCAAACCAGGTGGCCACGTCTTTTTCTCCACCCTCAACCGTAATGGCAAATCCTGGCTGATGGCGGTCGTTGGCGCGGAATACATTCTGCGCATGGTGCCAAAAGGCACGCATGATATTAAAAAGTTTATCAAACCTGCGGAATTGCTGTCCTGGGTGGATGAGACTCCACTGCGCGAGCGTCACATGACCGGGTTACATTTCAACCCGCTGACCAACACCTTCAAACTTGCGCCAGGCGTTGATGTTAACTACATGCTGCATACCGAAGCATAA
- the nrdA gene encoding class 1a ribonucleoside-diphosphate reductase subunit alpha produces the protein MNQSLLVTKRDGRTERIDLDKIHRVLDWAAEGLNNVSVSQVELRSHIQFYDGIKTSDIHETIIKAAADLISREAPDYQYLAARLAVFHLRKKAYGEFEPPKLYSHVVKMVEMGKYDRHLLEDYTEEEFKQMDDYLDHDRDMSFSYAAVKQLEGKYLVQNRVTGEIYESAQFLYILVAACLFSGYPRETRLSYVKRFYDAVSLFKISLPTPIMSGVRTPTRQFSSCVLIECGDSLDSINATSSAIVKYVSQRAGIGINAGRIRALGSPIRGGEAFHTGCIPFYKHFQTAVKSCSQGGVRGGAATLFYPMWHLEVESLLVLKNNRGVEGNRVRHMDYGVQINKLMYTRLLKGEDITLFSPSDVPGLYDAFFADQEKFEQLYTKYEKDNSIRKQRVKAVELFSLMMQERASTGRIYIQNVDHCNTHSPFDPAIAPVRQSNLCLEIALPTKPMNDINDEDGEIALCTLSAFNLGAIESLDELEELAILAVRALDALLDYQDYPIVAAKRGAMGRRTLGVGVINFAYYLAKNGVRYSDGSANNLTHKTFEAIQYYLLKASNELAKEQGPCLWFNETTYAQGILPIDTYKKDLDVISNEPLHLDWEALRESIKTHGLRNSTLSALMPSETSSQISNATNGIEPPRGHISIKASKDGILRQVVPDYEKLKDNYELLWDLPNNDGYLQLVGLMQKFIDQSISANTNYDPSRFPSGKVPMQQLLKDLLTAYKFGVKTLYYQNTRDGAEDAQDDLAPSIQDDGCESGACKI, from the coding sequence ATGAATCAGAGTCTGCTGGTTACAAAACGTGACGGTCGCACTGAGCGCATCGATCTGGATAAAATCCACCGAGTTCTGGATTGGGCCGCCGAAGGCTTAAACAACGTATCCGTATCGCAAGTTGAACTGCGCTCGCACATTCAGTTTTATGACGGCATCAAAACTTCTGATATTCATGAAACGATCATCAAAGCTGCGGCAGATTTAATCTCTCGTGAAGCGCCTGATTACCAGTACCTGGCTGCACGCCTGGCGGTTTTCCATCTGCGTAAAAAAGCTTACGGTGAGTTTGAGCCGCCAAAACTGTACAGCCATGTTGTGAAAATGGTTGAGATGGGCAAATACGATAGACATCTGCTGGAAGACTACACGGAAGAAGAGTTCAAGCAGATGGACGATTACCTCGACCACGATCGCGACATGAGCTTCTCATACGCCGCGGTGAAACAGCTTGAAGGTAAATACCTGGTTCAAAACCGTGTCACCGGCGAAATCTACGAAAGCGCACAGTTTCTCTACATTCTGGTTGCCGCGTGCCTGTTCTCTGGTTATCCGCGTGAAACGCGTCTGAGCTATGTGAAACGTTTTTACGATGCGGTTTCCCTGTTCAAAATCTCTCTGCCAACGCCGATTATGTCTGGCGTGCGCACCCCAACTCGCCAGTTCAGCTCTTGTGTCCTGATCGAGTGCGGTGACAGCCTGGATTCCATCAACGCCACTTCCAGCGCGATTGTGAAATACGTTTCCCAACGTGCAGGCATCGGTATCAACGCCGGTCGCATTCGTGCGCTGGGTAGCCCGATTCGCGGCGGTGAAGCATTCCACACTGGCTGTATCCCGTTCTACAAACACTTCCAGACTGCGGTGAAATCCTGCTCTCAGGGCGGCGTGCGTGGCGGTGCTGCGACACTGTTCTACCCAATGTGGCATCTGGAAGTTGAAAGCCTGCTGGTACTGAAAAACAACCGTGGTGTTGAAGGCAACCGCGTACGCCACATGGATTACGGCGTGCAAATCAACAAACTGATGTACACCCGTTTGTTGAAAGGCGAAGACATCACCCTGTTCAGCCCGTCTGACGTCCCAGGTCTGTACGACGCATTCTTTGCCGACCAGGAAAAATTCGAGCAGCTGTACACCAAATACGAGAAAGACAACAGCATCCGCAAACAGCGCGTGAAAGCCGTTGAGCTGTTCTCGCTGATGATGCAAGAACGTGCGTCAACGGGCCGTATCTATATTCAGAACGTTGACCACTGCAACACCCACAGCCCGTTTGATCCGGCTATCGCGCCAGTTCGCCAGTCTAACCTGTGCCTGGAAATCGCGCTGCCGACCAAACCAATGAATGACATCAACGACGAAGACGGTGAAATTGCACTGTGTACGCTGTCGGCATTCAACCTTGGTGCAATCGAAAGCCTCGATGAACTCGAAGAGCTGGCGATTCTGGCAGTACGCGCTCTGGATGCGCTGCTTGATTACCAGGATTACCCAATTGTTGCCGCGAAACGTGGTGCCATGGGCCGCCGTACTCTGGGCGTAGGCGTGATTAACTTCGCCTACTACCTGGCGAAAAATGGCGTTCGTTACTCCGACGGTAGCGCCAACAACCTGACGCACAAAACCTTCGAAGCCATTCAGTATTACCTGCTGAAAGCGTCGAACGAGCTGGCGAAAGAGCAAGGCCCTTGCCTGTGGTTCAACGAAACCACCTATGCACAAGGCATTCTGCCAATCGACACATATAAGAAAGACCTGGATGTGATCAGCAACGAGCCGCTGCATCTGGATTGGGAAGCACTGCGTGAGTCAATCAAAACCCACGGCCTGCGTAACTCAACGCTTTCTGCATTGATGCCGTCAGAAACCTCATCGCAAATTTCCAACGCGACTAACGGTATCGAGCCACCACGCGGCCATATCAGCATTAAAGCGTCGAAGGACGGTATTCTGCGTCAGGTCGTTCCGGATTATGAAAAACTGAAAGATAATTATGAGCTGCTGTGGGACCTGCCAAACAACGACGGCTACCTGCAATTAGTGGGTTTGATGCAGAAATTTATCGACCAGTCGATCTCTGCTAACACCAACTATGACCCATCGCGCTTCCCATCAGGCAAAGTGCCGATGCAGCAATTGCTTAAAGATTTGCTCACCGCCTATAAATTCGGTGTCAAAACGCTTTACTATCAGAACACCCGAGACGGCGCAGAAGATGCGCAAGACGACCTGGCACCTTCTATCCAGGACGATGGCTGCGAAAGCGGCGCATGTAAAATCTAA
- the nrdB gene encoding class Ia ribonucleoside-diphosphate reductase subunit beta, producing MAYTTFSQTKNDQLAEPMFFGQPVNVARYDQQKYDIFEKLIEKQLSFFWRPEEVDVSRDRIDYQALPDHEKHIFISNLKYQTLLDSIQGRSPNVALLPLISIPELETWVETWAFSETIHSRSYTHIIRNIVNDPAIVFDDIVTNQEILKRAKDISGYYDTLIEMTSYWHLLGEGTHNVNGKTVTVNLRALKRQLYLCLMSVNALEAIRFYVSFACSFAFAERELMEGNAKIIKLIARDEALHLTGTQHMLNLMRSGEDDPEMAEIAVECRQECYDLFVLAAEQEKEWASYLFRDGSMIGLNKDILCQYVDYITNIRMQAVGLDLPFKTRSNPIPWINAWLVSDNVQVAPQEVEVSSYLVGQIDSNVDADDLSNFQL from the coding sequence ATGGCATACACCACTTTCTCACAGACGAAAAACGATCAACTCGCTGAGCCAATGTTCTTTGGCCAGCCAGTGAACGTGGCACGCTACGATCAGCAAAAATATGACATCTTCGAAAAGCTGATCGAAAAGCAACTTTCCTTCTTCTGGCGTCCGGAAGAAGTTGACGTTTCACGCGATCGTATCGACTACCAGGCGCTACCGGATCATGAAAAACACATCTTCATCAGCAACCTGAAGTACCAGACGCTGCTGGACTCCATTCAGGGTCGTAGTCCGAACGTGGCGCTGTTGCCGCTGATTTCCATCCCTGAACTGGAAACCTGGGTTGAAACGTGGGCGTTCTCCGAAACGATCCACTCGCGTTCTTATACGCACATCATCCGCAACATCGTTAACGATCCGGCGATTGTGTTTGACGATATCGTGACCAACCAGGAAATCTTAAAGCGTGCGAAAGATATCTCCGGTTACTACGACACCTTGATTGAAATGACCAGCTACTGGCATCTGCTGGGTGAAGGCACGCACAACGTCAACGGAAAAACCGTGACCGTGAATCTGCGCGCCCTGAAACGCCAACTTTATCTGTGCCTGATGAGCGTGAACGCGCTGGAAGCGATTCGCTTCTATGTCAGCTTCGCCTGCTCCTTCGCTTTCGCCGAGCGCGAACTGATGGAAGGCAACGCGAAAATCATCAAACTGATCGCCCGTGACGAAGCGCTGCATTTGACCGGGACTCAGCATATGCTGAACCTGATGCGTTCCGGCGAAGACGACCCGGAAATGGCAGAAATCGCCGTGGAATGCCGCCAGGAATGTTACGACCTGTTCGTGTTAGCTGCTGAACAAGAAAAAGAGTGGGCAAGCTATCTGTTCCGCGACGGTTCAATGATCGGCCTGAACAAAGACATTCTGTGCCAGTATGTTGATTACATTACCAACATCCGTATGCAGGCTGTCGGTCTGGATCTGCCATTTAAAACACGTTCAAACCCAATCCCATGGATCAACGCGTGGCTGGTGTCGGATAACGTGCAGGTTGCACCGCAGGAAGTGGAAGTCAGCTCTTATCTTGTTGGCCAGATTGACTCTAATGTCGATGCTGACGACCTGAGCAATTTCCAGCTTTAA